Proteins found in one Choloepus didactylus isolate mChoDid1 chromosome 3, mChoDid1.pri, whole genome shotgun sequence genomic segment:
- the LOC119529619 gene encoding glutaredoxin-1-like, translated as MAQEFVNSKIHPGKVVVFIKPTCPYCRKTQEILCQMPFKQGLLEFVDITGTSDTNAIQDYFQQLTGARTVPRVFIGKDCIGGCSDLISMQKSGELETWLRQIEALK; from the coding sequence ATGGCTCAGGAATTTGTGAACAGCAAAATCCATCCCGGGAAGGTGGTTGTGTTCATCAAGCCCACCTGCCCCTACTGCAGAAAGACCCAAGAGATCCTCTGTCAAATGCCCTTCAAACAAGGACTTCTGGAATTCGTCGATATCACAGGCACCAGTGACACAAACGCGATTCAGGATTATTTCCAGCAGCTCACGGGGGCAAGAACGGTACCTCGGGTCTTTATCGGAAAAGATTGTATAGGTGGATGCTCTGATCTAATAAGCATGCAAAAGAGTGGAGAACTGGAGACCTGGCTACGGCAAATTGAAGCTCTAAAATAA